Proteins found in one Asterias amurensis chromosome 13, ASM3211899v1 genomic segment:
- the LOC139945843 gene encoding apoptotic protease-activating factor 1-like, producing MSDIFIFYGDDSRKWAQELQEQLTQKGYSCFDQEDRTTLGETISETIPKCTRECGVCLVALTTACLEDMHYMFGVDMALYSHISGICSMVVIKVESCRVPDALQTTCVLDVQEPDYFDYLLTQIAKGLERSQNRELLAKKGTIGSNEFHSSFLPAHYVSRNSDVQIILSRLFLGGSSSVGIIEGHQPTSDATVKETMQGKTSRDSVGIWGIGGLGKTVLARMVYTEAKMKYLMHTAWVVFGQSPYLVGIFEDLYYQLVGNRCSFGNQEAAQRWLKSWSQTKQVFIVLDDVWNPDHAELFNVLGLRGRYLITTRDQRVLLQINSSIHELGHFQRHDSKRLLLQVANTSEEDIVKNKLVTTVSEILNILNDIPLAIATVGASFRVVETESFQKTIWEDALSDLREGGESVLDKLDKAFDLSFQALSPYLKNLFIHMALFPEDVEISSKVVSLVLFSKADISKVSKEQVSRQVRQGLRQLKERSLLQFSREAEGATYYLIHDHLLRFVKQKARRTEPNGLQVLHCSLLDAYKTHHIDIKDENRNQASSSDEDDDDEEVVEEREEALETGKEMCNFPWWEVHDDGYFYNHIAFHLTRAGLSSVYEGLLLNYQWLKAKITYTSVPGLLADFDVFIKMNKVRKSIKLLHGALLLNADSICQDQNLLGPHLVGCLGEVKNPDIQKLICETKSCFFFSKIPVFVPRRQCLTQPGGVLKKIFCHSFGEAILSATVRQSGVEFLTGSSSEAGSVRLGRMTTGESFCLGDAASCHSSLVTSLALDPHDRFVISASCDSSLKLWPLPDKIGSGIKGKVNTIGHHKEDVYCVAVTKDGLRAVSGSLDQTIKIWNLETFQCTTTLPAGAAVRGVCVAENDSLIIACGANSSVVKWNLQTGNLKKRVKVGTGSMVNGITKSSDESILALACSDKTVRIVQLSTLEEEGKPFEGHVDDVICCCFSLDKRLLFSGDNAGLMIIWCVQSRAVLQEIFAHSAAIRTIMLTPDQKTILTSSTDDCIKLWKNQHMNQTRHLLRGKDPLSIHRDVVTHLAISPSGKLAASASRDKIIGILDVEKSNLIVSLLGHEDCVNTVEFLPLQHSGEHDGLDQSGYKQESTVVSGSKDGKVIVWNWKERSKYILGSHPHSVECLCVSKSGSFVFSGSVDSFILMWDPWKRFLVCKLSCGDRAGIRHLSLMCDGRKLSAGLKGSIIAWNVEPIIKKYQGSKLAEENASEIHQSVNSEMIVSPSDVLLEPEPIPLPVSALPLNEIFIFANLPNNKLAVSRSKMRRENKLAAGHQKGDTITALHVSDDESMIFSGSLNGSVRISWRVVCKVTKALSGPWQGNSKSCAITAVTALCTGRFVIAGCQNGEIWMWDCRNYDATSKDKTTSDSPKPYQIGVLDAAVNNLSNLGENTVVASSESKVNPVIQLWELSSLINCKEDENPLTGPVVPSAHLLKCHSGSILDVLVVDESRLVSSSDDGKLLMWTITRHTGGHVLVECSTVFKAELYSVRCLAVTPCRQIILCGTCQNYIEKWTIEEKECESRLPVKFNLKKLVVLPDNQRFMCMYDDLSIEVRCLKGGDSLTEFRAFQSAFGHFCTLREHTAISDSVYCSVKVWDWNTSRVKCHVGAQLSLANSAALPLSRREPECMSPSIQKHSRRITALDWFGMSHVVTGSYDCHLKLWHLSEESASCICQFVFEHTVTAIRSVTNKSIAVGLSDGNVYFLDVLNIGS from the exons ATGTCTGATATTTTTATCTTTTACGGGGACGACTCCAGGAAGTGGGCGCAAGAGTTGCAAGAGCAGCTGACCCAAAAAGGGTACAGTTGCTTCGACCAGGAGGACAGAACCACGCTAGGGGAGACCATCTCCGAGACAATACCCAAGTGCACTCGAGAATGCGGTGTTTGCCTCGTTGCGCTTACTACAGCGTGTCTGGAGGACATGCATTACATGTTCGGAGTCGATATGGCCCTTTATAGTCACATTTCTGGGATCTGCAGTATGGTTGTGATTAAAGTGGAATCTTGTAGAGTACCTGATGCATTGCAAACAACATGTGTACTCGATGTCCAGGAGCCCGACTATTTTGATTACCTCCTCACCCAAATAGCCAAAG GTCTGGAGAGAAGTCAAAATAGAGAACTGCTTGCCAAGAAGGGCACCATTGGAAGTAATG AATTTCACAGCAGTTTTCTACCTGCCCACTATGTATCCCGTAACTCTGATGTGCAGATAATTCTAAGCAGACTCTTCTTAGGAGGAAGTAGCTCCGTTGGAATCATAGAAGGCCATCAACCAACTTCAGATGCTACTGTCAAAGAGACGATGCAAGGAAAGACATCAAGAGATTCTGTAGGTATTTGGGGCATTGGGGGCCTAGGGAAAACTGTTCTAGCCAGGATGGTTTACACGGAAGCCAAGATGAAATATCTTATGCATACAGCTTGGGTTGTATTTGGTCAGAGTCCATATCTTGTCGGGATCTTTGAGGATCTCTATTACCAGCTTGTAGGAAACCGTTGCAGCTTCGGCAATCAGGAAGCCGCTCAACGGTGGTTAAAATCTTGGAGCCAGACTAAACAGGTATTTATAGTACTTGATGATGTCTGGAATCCTGATCATGCTGAGTTGTTTAATGTGCTGGGGCTAAGGGGTAGGTACCTGATCACAACTCGTGACCAGCGTGTCCTACTGCAGATCAATTCAAGCATTCATGAACTTGGACATTTCCAGCGACATGACTCAAAGAGGTTGCTCTTACAAGTGGCAAACACATCTGAAGAGGATattgtgaaaaataaattaGTAACAACAGTTTCAGAAATCCTGAATATATTGAACGACATCCCACTAGCCATTGCAACTGTTGGTGCATCTTTTCGAGTGGTTGAAACAGAATCCTTTCAGAAGACCATCTGGGAGGATGCTCTTTCAGATTTAAGAGAAGGTGGAGAATCTGTATTAGATAAACTAGATAAAGCCTTTGATCTCAGTTTTCAAGCCTTGAGCCCATACTTAAAAAACTTGTTCATTCATATGGCACTCTTTCCGGAAGATGTAGAGATTTCCAGTAAAGTAGTTTCACTGGTTCTGTTCTCGAAAGCTGATATTTCCAAGGTCAGTAAAGAGCAGGTCAGTCGCCAAGTACGTCAAGGTCTTAGGCAATTAAAAGAAAGATCTCTCCTTCAGTTTTCGAGAGAGGCTGAGGGAGCGACATATTACTTGATTCATGACCATCTCCTGCGATTTGTGAAACAAAAGGCGCGAAGAACAGAGCCCAATGGTTTACAAGTTCTTCACTGCTCGTTGTTGGACGCATACAAAACACATCACATTGACATTAAAGATGAGAACAGAAACCAAGCAAGCTCATctgatgaggatgatgatgatgaggaggTAGTTGAGGAAAGGGAGGAGGCGCTTGAGACTGGAAAAGAAATGTGCAATTTTCCGTGGTGGGAAGTCCATGATGACGGCTACTTTTACAACCATATTGCCTTCCACTTGACAAGGGCTGGTCTATCATCTGTATACGAAGGCCTTCTTCTAAACTATCAATGGCTgaaagcaaagattacatacACTAGTGTTCCAGGTCTTCTTGctgattttgatgtttttatcaagatgAATAAAGTCAGAAAGTCGATCAAACTGCTTCATGGGGCCCTGCTTTTAAATGCGGACTCTATATGTCAAGATCAAAATCTACTTGGACCTCATTTAGTTGGATGCCTTGGAGAAGTCAAGAATCCAGACATACAAAAGTTAATTTGTGAGactaaaagttgtttttttttttccaagattcCTGTGTTTGTTCCTCGAAGACAGTGTCTCACCCAACCAGGTGGAGTCTTAAAGAAGATATTTTGTCACAGCTTCGGAGAAGCAATACTATCTGCAACTGTAAGACAGTCGGGAGTAGAGTTCCTGACAGGGTCATCTTCGGAGGCAGGATCAGTGCGTCTTGGACGAATGACCACTGGAGAGTCCTTCTGTCTAGGGGATGCTGCATCATGTCACAGCAGTCTGGTGACATCTCTAGCTTTAGATCCTCATGACAGATTCGTCATTAGTGCTTCTTGTGATTCAAGCTTGAAACTCTGGCCACTACCTGACAAAATTGGTTCTGGGATCAAAGGGAAAGTCAATACAATTGGGCACCATAAGGAGGATGTGTACTGTGTTGCTGTTACCAAGGATGGCCTTCGTGCAGTATCTGGTTCACTGGaccaaacaattaaaatttgGAATCTTGAAACGTTTCAGTGTACTACAACTTTACCTGCAGGCGCAGCTGTTCGAGGAGTCTGTGTTGCTGAAAATGATTCACTGATAATTGCATGTGGTGCAAACTCTAGTGTGGTAAAGTGGAACTTGCAAACGGGTAACCTAAAAAAACGTGTCAAAGTGGGCACAGGCAGTATGGTGAATGGCATCACAAAATCATCAGATGAATCAATTTTAGCCTTGGCATGCTCTGATAAGACTGTAAGAATAGTTCAGCTGTCAACTTTGGAAGAAGAGGGAAAGCCTTTTGAAGGCCATGTGGATGACGTCATCTGTTGCTGCTTCTCTTTGGATAAGAGGTTACTTTTTAGTGGCGATAATGCAGGCCTGATGATCATTTGGTGTGTACAATCTCGTGCTGTCCTACAGGAGATCTTTGCCCACAGTGCTGCAATCAGGACCATCATGCTAACTCCAGATCAAAAAACTATCTTGACCAGCTCAACGGATGATTGTATAAAGCTCTGGAAGAACCAGCACATGAACCAGACCAGGCACCTTCTCCGGGGAAAAGATCCTCTTAGTATTCACAGGGATGTGGTTACTCACTTAGCTATCAGTCCATCAGGGAAACTGGCAGCATCAGCATCCCGTGATAAAATCATTGGAATCTTGGATGTAGAGAAGTCTAACCTGATTGTAAGCCTATTAGGACATGAAGACTGTGTCAACACTGTTGAGTTCCTTCCTCTTCAGCATTCAGGGGAACATGATGGCCTTGATCAAAGTGGATACAAACAAGAGTCAACCGTTGTGTCTGGTAGCAAAGATGGGAAAGTCATTGTCTGGAATTggaaagaaagaagtaaatacATACTTGGTAGTCATCCCCACAGTGTTGAATGTCTTTGCGTCTCAAAGAGTGGCTCCTTTGTTTTCTCAGGATCTGTGGACAGCTTCATTCTGATGTGGGATCCATGGAAGAGGTTTCTGGTTTGTAAACTCTCTTGTGGCGACAGAGCTGGGATTCGACATTTATCCTTGATGTGTGATGGGCGTAAACTTTCAGCTGGTCTGAAAGGGTCAATAATAGCTTGGAATGTTGAGCCAATCATCAAGAAATATCAGGGAAGTAAACTTGCCGAGGAAAATGCATCAGAGATTCACCAAAGTGTCAACTCAGAGATGATTGTATCGCCGTCTGATGTGCTACTTGAGCCGGAACCTATACCTCTTCCCGTTTCTGCATTACCATTGAATGAGATCTTCATTTTCGCCAACTTACCAAACAACAAGCTTGCTGTCTCCAGGTCAAAGATGAGGCGTGAAAACAAGCTGGCAGCTGGTCATCAAAAGGGAGACACAATCACGGCCCTCCATGTTTCTGATGATGAGTCTATGATATTTTCTGGGTCCTTGAATGGAAGTGTGAGAATCTCTTGGCGAGTTGTTTGTAAGGTTACCAAAGCGCTTAGTGGTCCCTGGCAAGGCAATTCCAAGTCTTGCGCAATAACTGCTGTAACAGCATTGTGCACAGGTCGCTTTGTCATTGCGGGATGCCAGAACGGAGAGATATGGATGTGGGATTGTAGAAATTATGATGCAACCAGTAAAGACAAAACCACAAGTGATTCCCCCAAACCATATCAAATTGGTGTACTTGATGCAGCTGTCAATAACTTGAGTAACTTAGGTGAGAATACAGTTGTAGCCAGTAGTGAGAGTAAGGTTAACCCTGTCATCCAATTATGGGAATTGTCATCTCTCATAAACTGCAAGGAAGATGAAAACCCACTGACTGGTCCTGTAGTCCCTTCTGCTCATTTGCTCAAATGCCATTCCGGATCAATTTTGGATGTTCTAGTTGTAGACGAATCACGTCTGGTGTCTTCCTCTGATGATGGTAAACTGTTAATGTGGACAATTACTCGGCATACTGGAGGTCATGTTCTAGTCGAATGCAGTACTGTCTTCAAAGCTGAATTATATTCTGTACGTTGTCTCGCAGTTACTCCATGCAGGCAGATCATCTTGTGTGGTACGTGTCAGAACTATATTGAAAAGTGGACCATTGAGGAGAAAGAGTGCGAATCCAGATTGCCTGTCAAATTCAACCTCAAGAAGTTGGTGGTCCTGCCTGATAATCAAAGGTTTATGTGTATGTATGATGACTTGAGCATTGAAGTACGCTGTCTGAAAGGCGGTGACAGTCTGACAGAGTTCCGAGCTTTTCAAAGTGCATTTGGGCATTTCTGCACTCTCCGTGAACATACTGCCATCTCAGACAGTGTGTACTGCTCAGTTAAAGTATGGGACTGGAACACGAGTAGAGTTAAGTGTCATGTCGGGGCTCAATTAAGTCTGGCCAACTCGGCAGCATTGCCATTGTCTCGCCGTGAACCAGAATGCATGTCTCCAAGTATTCAAAAACATTCCAGAAGAATAACGGCTCTCGATTGGTTTGGGATGAGTCATGTGGTAACTGGTTCGTACGACTGTCACTTAAAACTCTGGCATCTCTCAGAGGAATCGGCTAGTTGCATTTGCCAGTTTGTATTTGAGCACACAGTGACAGCTATACGATCAGTGACCAATAAGTCGATTGCAGTTGGCCTGAGTGATGGAAATGTGTACTTCTTGGATGTTTTGAATATTGGTTCTTAA